Proteins encoded within one genomic window of Jiangella mangrovi:
- a CDS encoding ABC transporter ATP-binding protein, translating to MTTTTLLRVRDLHTVFHTPRGDVPAVDGVSFELAAGQTLGLVGESGSGKSVLGRTIMGLVTPSRTVDVHGAVELEGEDLLRAPAKRRRALLGAEIAMVFQDPLSSLNPVKRIGVHLTETLRRHQRLDRAQARQRAIELLDTVRIPEAARRFDQYPHELSGGMRQRVMIAMALSCDPKLLIADEPTTALDVTVQRQVLDLLTILCEERRMAAVLISHDLGVVAGRSDRVAVMYGGRIVESAAALAFFGGQRHPYARGLLASLPRLDGPAHMVLSTIPGRPPDLARWTGGCHFAPRCLHAADDCRATAPPLVTSGDGRELACYHPVGAEASADAVVAGSRGEG from the coding sequence GTGACGACGACAACCCTCCTGCGGGTCCGCGACCTGCACACCGTCTTCCACACGCCGCGCGGTGACGTCCCCGCGGTCGACGGCGTGAGCTTCGAGCTGGCGGCCGGGCAGACGCTGGGCCTCGTGGGCGAGTCCGGGTCCGGCAAGTCCGTGCTCGGGCGGACGATCATGGGCCTGGTCACGCCGTCGCGCACCGTCGACGTGCACGGCGCCGTCGAGCTCGAGGGCGAGGACCTGCTGCGGGCGCCGGCCAAGCGGCGGCGGGCGCTGCTGGGCGCCGAGATCGCGATGGTCTTCCAGGACCCGCTGAGTTCGCTGAACCCGGTCAAGCGGATCGGCGTGCACCTCACTGAAACGTTGCGACGGCACCAGCGCCTGGACCGCGCGCAGGCCAGGCAGCGGGCGATCGAGCTGCTCGACACCGTCCGCATCCCCGAGGCCGCCCGCCGGTTCGACCAGTACCCGCACGAGCTGTCCGGCGGCATGCGCCAGCGGGTGATGATCGCGATGGCGCTGTCGTGCGACCCCAAGCTGCTCATCGCCGACGAGCCGACGACGGCGCTGGACGTCACCGTGCAGCGGCAGGTGCTCGACCTGCTCACGATTCTCTGCGAGGAGCGGCGCATGGCGGCCGTCCTCATCAGCCACGACCTCGGCGTCGTCGCCGGGCGTAGCGACCGCGTCGCCGTCATGTACGGCGGGCGGATCGTCGAGAGCGCGGCCGCGCTGGCCTTCTTCGGCGGGCAGCGCCACCCTTATGCGCGCGGCCTGCTGGCGTCGCTGCCGCGGCTGGACGGGCCGGCGCATATGGTGCTGTCGACCATCCCGGGCCGTCCGCCGGACCTCGCCCGCTGGACCGGCGGCTGCCACTTCGCGCCGCGCTGCCTCCACGCCGCCGACGACTGCCGCGCGACGGCGCCACCGTTGGTCACGTCGGGCGACGGGCGCGAGCTGGCCTGCTATCACCCGGTGGGAGCGGAAGCTTCAGCTGACGCCGTCGTCGCCGGATCGAGGGGAGAGGGCTGA
- a CDS encoding ABC transporter permease subunit yields the protein MARVDQEIVPAVVPAEPAAPTARRLGRRRPSRPRRSVDVLAWACGVWLLVLTLAAILAPLLPIGEHEDSALTLAEPIYARPDLGSSHPLGTNALGLDLLARVIYGARISLTVCTAAVLIGMTVGGLIGITAGYLRGKVDVVVGIVTNSLLAVPTLIMLIALASVLRPTPFTMAIALALVATPGMIRVARANTLALAQREYVTVARALGARRSRIIVRELLPNVALSIIPLGMIYISALIVAEASLSFLGIGIQAPRPTWGNMISEGQAGVMEQHPFLVVVPAVALFLTVFSFNLIGERLRGRWDTRQVKL from the coding sequence GTGGCCAGAGTTGACCAGGAGATCGTGCCGGCCGTGGTGCCGGCCGAGCCGGCCGCCCCCACCGCCCGCCGGCTCGGCCGGCGCCGCCCTTCCCGCCCTCGCCGCAGTGTGGACGTGCTGGCCTGGGCCTGCGGCGTCTGGCTGCTCGTCCTCACGCTGGCGGCGATCCTCGCGCCGCTGCTGCCGATCGGCGAGCACGAGGACTCCGCGCTCACCCTCGCCGAGCCGATCTACGCAAGGCCCGACCTGGGCTCGTCGCACCCGCTGGGCACCAACGCGCTCGGCCTGGACCTGCTGGCCCGGGTCATCTACGGCGCCCGCATCTCGCTGACCGTCTGCACGGCCGCCGTCCTCATCGGCATGACGGTCGGCGGGCTGATCGGCATCACCGCCGGGTACCTGCGCGGCAAGGTCGACGTCGTCGTCGGGATCGTCACCAACTCGCTGCTCGCCGTCCCGACGCTCATCATGCTGATCGCGCTGGCCAGCGTGCTGCGCCCGACGCCGTTCACCATGGCGATCGCGCTGGCGCTGGTGGCGACGCCGGGCATGATCCGGGTCGCGCGGGCCAACACCCTGGCGCTCGCCCAGCGTGAGTACGTCACCGTCGCCCGGGCCCTCGGCGCGCGCCGCAGCCGGATCATCGTCCGCGAGCTGCTGCCCAACGTCGCGCTCTCGATCATCCCGCTCGGCATGATCTACATCTCCGCGCTGATCGTCGCCGAGGCGTCGCTGAGCTTCCTCGGCATCGGCATCCAGGCACCGCGCCCGACCTGGGGCAACATGATCTCCGAGGGCCAGGCCGGCGTCATGGAGCAGCACCCGTTCCTGGTCGTCGTCCCGGCCGTGGCGCTGTTCCTCACCGTCTTCTCCTTCAACCTCATCGGCGAGCGGCTGCGCGGCCGGTGGGACACCAGGCAGGTGAAGCTGTGA
- a CDS encoding ABC transporter permease: MVQDVQAAPRPGRSPRTPRTPRSPGGAGRLAARLSGRLGQLVIVLLIVSFGTFMLSALLPGDPAVAILGEDQPPEAYEQVRQQLGLDQPLLTRYFDWLGSVVRFDFGTSLIPPHQEVADQLRAAFPVSLQLAVMALLLALVISIPLAMLSAYRPGGFLDRLISAGTFAILAVPSFVAGLLLIAVAVNQLGLFPRAHWVRISDSVPDNLYHAFLPVLTIALLEIPAFTRVLRGDLVTTLQEDFVLASRAKGMPSWRIMLFDAFRPSSYAMITIIGLSLAQLIGSTVIVEVLFALPGMGSLVVDAAGQGDLPVVQGAVLVIAFTYVVINTAVDAAYSIVDPRIRRGQS; encoded by the coding sequence ATGGTCCAGGACGTGCAGGCGGCCCCGCGGCCGGGGCGGTCGCCGCGGACGCCGCGGACGCCACGGTCGCCCGGGGGAGCGGGCCGGCTCGCGGCGAGGCTGAGCGGCCGGCTGGGTCAGCTGGTGATCGTGCTGCTGATCGTCAGCTTCGGGACGTTCATGCTCTCGGCGCTGCTGCCCGGCGACCCCGCGGTGGCGATCCTCGGCGAGGACCAGCCGCCGGAGGCCTACGAGCAGGTGCGCCAGCAGCTCGGGCTCGACCAGCCGCTGCTGACGCGGTACTTCGACTGGCTCGGCTCGGTCGTGCGGTTCGACTTCGGCACCTCGCTGATCCCGCCGCACCAGGAGGTGGCCGACCAGCTGCGCGCCGCGTTCCCGGTGAGCCTGCAGCTGGCCGTCATGGCGCTGCTGCTGGCACTCGTGATCTCGATCCCGCTGGCCATGCTGTCGGCGTACCGGCCGGGCGGGTTCCTGGACCGGCTGATCAGCGCCGGGACGTTCGCGATCCTGGCGGTCCCGAGCTTCGTCGCCGGCCTGCTGCTCATCGCCGTCGCCGTCAACCAGCTCGGGCTGTTTCCGCGCGCGCACTGGGTGCGGATCAGCGACTCGGTGCCGGACAACCTGTACCACGCGTTCCTGCCGGTGCTGACGATCGCGCTGCTGGAGATCCCGGCGTTCACGCGGGTACTGCGCGGTGACCTGGTGACGACGCTGCAGGAGGACTTCGTCCTGGCGTCGCGGGCCAAGGGGATGCCGTCGTGGCGGATCATGCTCTTCGACGCGTTCCGGCCGTCGTCCTACGCGATGATCACGATCATCGGGCTCAGCCTCGCCCAGCTCATCGGCAGCACCGTCATCGTCGAGGTCCTGTTCGCGCTGCCCGGCATGGGGTCGCTCGTCGTCGACGCCGCCGGCCAAGGCGACCTGCCGGTCGTCCAGGGAGCGGTCCTCGTGATCGCCTTCACCTACGTCGTGATCAACACCGCCGTGGATGCCGCCTACAGCATCGTCGACCCGAGGATCCGCCGTGGCCAGAGTTGA